The following proteins are co-located in the Longimicrobium sp. genome:
- a CDS encoding plastocyanin/azurin family copper-binding protein — MIGRAIYSFTCAAFAFTVAAGALAGCFSERVAGPAMDENLCEGSPANVVQIRNFAFAQSQITVTPGTTVTWVNCDQEIHTSTSDGGVWASGQLSPTAIYTRTFAAAGTFPYHCDPHPSMKGTVVVR, encoded by the coding sequence ATGATCGGAAGAGCCATCTACAGCTTCACCTGTGCGGCGTTCGCCTTCACGGTGGCGGCGGGCGCGCTGGCCGGGTGCTTCTCGGAACGCGTGGCGGGACCGGCCATGGACGAGAACCTGTGCGAGGGCAGCCCCGCCAACGTGGTGCAGATCCGCAACTTCGCATTCGCGCAGAGCCAGATCACCGTCACGCCGGGCACCACGGTGACGTGGGTGAACTGCGACCAGGAGATCCACACATCCACCTCCGATGGTGGCGTGTGGGCCTCGGGCCAGCTGAGCCCCACGGCCATCTACACGCGCACTTTCGCCGCGGCGGGCACCTTTCCCTACCACTGCGACCCCCATCCATCCATGAAGGGAACCGTGGTCGTGCGGTAG